The Methyloceanibacter sp. wino2 nucleotide sequence ACCGTCGACAACCTCTGTGTGGATTTCCGCGCGGGCGAGAAGGTGACCCACGCGGTGAAGGACGTCTCGTTCGAGATCGACCACGGCGAGACGCTCGCGCTCGTGGGCGAGTCCGGATCAGGCAAGACCGTCTCGGCCCTATCGATCCTCCAGTTGCTCCCCTACCCCGCGGCCTCGCATCCGGGTGGGGCGATCTACTTCAAAGGCGAGAACCTCCTGGCGTTGCCGCCTGAGGGCCTGCGCCATGTGCGCGGCAATCAGATCTCCATGATCTTTCAGGAGCCGATGACCTCGCTCAATCCGCTCCACACGATCGAGCAGCAGATCGCAGAGGTGCTGCGGATCCATATGGGGATCACCGGCGCGAAGGCGCGCGCACGCATTCTCGATCTTCTCACCAAGGTCGGCATCCAACAGCCGGAGGAGCGGCTCGGCTCCTACCCGCACCAGCTGTCGGGTGGGCAACGCCAGCGCGTGATGATCGCCATGGCGCTGGCCAACGAACCGGACCTCCTGATCGCTGACGAACCGACCACCGCGCTCGACGTGACGATCCAAGCGCAGATCCTCGAGCTCTTGTTGCAGCTCAAGGCCGAGTTCAACATGGCGATGCTGCTCATCACCCACGACCTCGGAATCGTGCGCAAGATGGCGGATCATGTCTGCGTGATGCATCACGGCAAGATCGTCGAGCATGGATTGACCAAAGACATCTTCGAGCACCCGAAGGACGATTACACCAAGCATCTCATCGCGTCGGAGCCGAAAGGCTCTCCGCCGCCGGCCGACGCCAACGCGAAGACGATCCTCAAGACGGACGACCTGAAAGTGTGGTTCCCGATCAAGCGCGGCTTCCTGCGCAAGACGGTCGGCCATGTCAAAGCGGTGGACGGCGTCGATGTGGATGTCAGGGAAGGTCAGACCTTGGGCGTGGTCGGCGAGTCCGGGTCGGGCAAGACGACGCTCGGCCAGGCGATCCTGCGCCTGATCTCGTCCGACGGTCCGATCGTCTATCTCGGCCAGCGCATCGACGGCTACAACTCGAAACAGATGCGCCCCTTGCGCAAGGATCTGCAGATCGTGTTCCAGGACCCGTACGGCTCTTTGAGCCCGCGCATGTCCATCGGACAGATCATCGAGGAAGGCTTGCTGATCCAGAATCCGGACATCTCGCGCGAGGACCGCGATGCGCGGGTGGCAAGGGCGCTAACCGAAGTGGGGCTTGATGCGAAGGTCCGCGACCGCTACCCGCACGAATTTTCCGGCGGTCAACGCCAGCGTATCGCCATTGCCCGCGCGCTCGTGCTGGAGCCGAAATTCTTGATCCTCGACGAACCGACATCGGCGCTCGACGTTTCCGTGCAGGCGCAGATCGTCGACCTGCTGCGGGATCTCCAGAAGAAGCATCGGCTCGCCTATCTCTTCATCAGTCACGATTTGAAAGTCGTGCGCGCGCTGGCCAACTCGATCATCGTACTGCGGCACGGCAAAGTGGTGGAGCAAGGCCCCTCGCAGGAAGTGTTCGCCAATCCAAAGACGGACTATACGAAGGCGCTGCTGGCGGCGGCCTTCGAACTCGAGACCACACCCGCCGACGCCGTTTCCACCTGAGGCTGCAGGTTAGAGCTTGGCGGCGAGACGTCGCGCGCTCGTGACCTCGAACCCTGCGTCCTTGATGCGCCGCCGGGCTTCCTCGAAGGGCTCCCGTTCCACCGCCATATGATAGGCGTTGGCGTGCAGGAATTCGTCGGCGCTGGTCATGATGCCTACATGGCCTTCCCAAAAGATGAGATCGCCGCGCTGGAGGCCGGCGCCGCCCGCGATGTCGAGAGGCTCGCCCGCCTCGGCTTCTTGCATATCCGCATCGCGCGGCAACACATGACCGGCGGCCCCGGCAGCAAGCTGCACGAGCCCGGAGCAATCCAGGCCGACGCTGGTGCGCCCGCCCCAGAGATAAGGCGCGCCGAGAAAGCCTTCGGCGACTGCAACGAAATCCGGCGCCTGATGGCCGACGGGTACGATATGACTGGCATAGACGAAGCCGCCGGTCTCGAGCGGGACATAACGCCCCCCCTCCTCGGTCACGCTCACGCGCGCGTTCAGGCTGAGCATCCCTTGCGGGGGTGCCTTGGCGTCCGGCTCCGGGAAGACATAGGTGCGAAGCGCCGCAATGCGGTGGGTCGCCGGCGCGCCCATGCTGCCGAGCCCTTCGCTCGGCACATAGCCCACATAGCCGTCGTGATCGAGCTGGACCCAGGCCCAGCCGTCGGCCTCGTGGAAGACCATGACGGTTTCGCCGTGCAGTGCTTCGGTATCGAGGTTGGCATCGTCACGCGGCTTACGGCGCAGCGGCAAGGTGCTGGCCGCGACCTGCCGGCGCTCCCCCTGCACATAGCGGCCGGCGTCGACCACGCCACGCAAGCTCTCGGCCGCGAGATCGTCGCGGAAGGCATGCCGGCGTGGATCGAGCTTCGTCACGCGTTCAGTTCTCCGCGAAAGTACTCGTACAACGCGCGCGCCGCATGCGGCTCGCCACCACGCGGCCGCCCGGGCTGGTCGCGCGGGACCCAGCCATAGATGTCGAGATGGGCATACCGCTTGGCGTCCTTCACAAAACGCTTGAGGAACAGGGCCGCCGTCACCGACCCCGCGAACGGGCCGTCGGAAATGTGGTTGACGTCGGCGATGCTGCTCTTGAGCATCTTGTCGTAGGGCGCCCAGAACGGCATGCGCCAGACGGGATCGCCGACAGCGCTCGCCGCCTTGATCATGCCCTCGGCGAAGGCCTCATCGGTTGAGTAGAACGGCGGGAGGTCGGGACCCAGCGCCACGCGCGCGGCGCCGGTCAATGTCGCGAAGGTGACGAGATAGTCGGGCGCCTCCTCGTCGGCGAGGCTGAGCGCGTCGGCCAGCACCAATCGGCCCTCCGCATCGGTATTGCCGATCTCGACCGTCATCCCGTTGCGGCTGGGCAGCACGTCGCCGGGCCGGAAGGCGTTGCCCGCGACCGAGTTGTCCGCGGCCGGAATGATGACGCGCAGGCGGACAGGCAGCTTGGTGCGCATCACCATCACCGCGAAGCTGAGCGCCGCGGCGGCGCCGCCCATGTCCTTCTTCATCAGGTTCATGGCGTTGCCGGGTTTCAGGTTGAGCCCGCCCGTATCGAAGCAAATGCCCTTGCCGACGATGGTGACCTTCGGCGCGCTTTCCGATCCCCAATGAAGGTCGATCAGGCGCGGGGCCCGGTTGCTTGCGCGGCCGACCGCATGGATCATCGGGAAGTTGTCCGCAAGCAGGGTCGAGCCTTCGGTGACCTTGATGGAGGCGCCGAAGGTCTTGGCAATATCGCGCGCAACGGCTTCGAGTTCGGCCGGCCCCAGATCGTTGGCTGGCGTATTGATCAGGTCGCGCCCGAGATAGACCGCCTCTGCCAGCGCCAGGACGTGCGCGCGATCCGCCCCTTCCGGCAGGACCAGGCGTTTCACGTCGCCCGTGCCGCCGCACTTGTAGCGCGTGAACCGGTAGCAGCCCTTCAGGAAGCCAAGCGCCGCCAGATCGGGATCGGGCAAATCCCCAACAAAGCGGTAGTCGCCCGCCGGCAGCACGCCGGGGAGAGCGCCTGTGAGCATGGGCTCACGCTCCGCCCAATCGGATCCGCCCGTGCCCAAGAGAACCTTGTCGATCGCGCCCGTCTCGTCGGGGACCAGAAGCACCGACCCTTGCGCGGGCTTCCATCCCCGCGCCTCGACCCAGCGGACCGCGTGGGCGCCGAGCCGCGATACGTCCTCTCCCGAAGTGATGAATTCAATGGGAATGGACGGCGAGCCGGGCTCCAGAAGCAGCTCTTCGAGCGTTTGGCGCAAAGGATCGAGCGAGGTCACGTGTGTTTGCATGAAAAATCCCGGATGAGTCTTGAAGGGGCCGCGCATTAATGGCAGGGGAGCGGAAACATGACAACGACGGAAGGCGGAACGATGACCGGTACGGGCTACACGTTGGTAATT carries:
- a CDS encoding ABC transporter ATP-binding protein; protein product: MTDKPTLLTVDNLCVDFRAGEKVTHAVKDVSFEIDHGETLALVGESGSGKTVSALSILQLLPYPAASHPGGAIYFKGENLLALPPEGLRHVRGNQISMIFQEPMTSLNPLHTIEQQIAEVLRIHMGITGAKARARILDLLTKVGIQQPEERLGSYPHQLSGGQRQRVMIAMALANEPDLLIADEPTTALDVTIQAQILELLLQLKAEFNMAMLLITHDLGIVRKMADHVCVMHHGKIVEHGLTKDIFEHPKDDYTKHLIASEPKGSPPPADANAKTILKTDDLKVWFPIKRGFLRKTVGHVKAVDGVDVDVREGQTLGVVGESGSGKTTLGQAILRLISSDGPIVYLGQRIDGYNSKQMRPLRKDLQIVFQDPYGSLSPRMSIGQIIEEGLLIQNPDISREDRDARVARALTEVGLDAKVRDRYPHEFSGGQRQRIAIARALVLEPKFLILDEPTSALDVSVQAQIVDLLRDLQKKHRLAYLFISHDLKVVRALANSIIVLRHGKVVEQGPSQEVFANPKTDYTKALLAAAFELETTPADAVST
- a CDS encoding NlpC/P60 family protein — translated: MTKLDPRRHAFRDDLAAESLRGVVDAGRYVQGERRQVAASTLPLRRKPRDDANLDTEALHGETVMVFHEADGWAWVQLDHDGYVGYVPSEGLGSMGAPATHRIAALRTYVFPEPDAKAPPQGMLSLNARVSVTEEGGRYVPLETGGFVYASHIVPVGHQAPDFVAVAEGFLGAPYLWGGRTSVGLDCSGLVQLAAGAAGHVLPRDADMQEAEAGEPLDIAGGAGLQRGDLIFWEGHVGIMTSADEFLHANAYHMAVEREPFEEARRRIKDAGFEVTSARRLAAKL
- a CDS encoding M17 family metallopeptidase, which encodes MQTHVTSLDPLRQTLEELLLEPGSPSIPIEFITSGEDVSRLGAHAVRWVEARGWKPAQGSVLLVPDETGAIDKVLLGTGGSDWAEREPMLTGALPGVLPAGDYRFVGDLPDPDLAALGFLKGCYRFTRYKCGGTGDVKRLVLPEGADRAHVLALAEAVYLGRDLINTPANDLGPAELEAVARDIAKTFGASIKVTEGSTLLADNFPMIHAVGRASNRAPRLIDLHWGSESAPKVTIVGKGICFDTGGLNLKPGNAMNLMKKDMGGAAAALSFAVMVMRTKLPVRLRVIIPAADNSVAGNAFRPGDVLPSRNGMTVEIGNTDAEGRLVLADALSLADEEAPDYLVTFATLTGAARVALGPDLPPFYSTDEAFAEGMIKAASAVGDPVWRMPFWAPYDKMLKSSIADVNHISDGPFAGSVTAALFLKRFVKDAKRYAHLDIYGWVPRDQPGRPRGGEPHAARALYEYFRGELNA